A region from the Kribbella shirazensis genome encodes:
- a CDS encoding GNAT family N-acetyltransferase → MNARVFRDTYGVPHLQAGDPLALVYLQGVNAARDRAWQLELERRRYLGTSAAFLGVEAAGWDVFARKARLADTARRCFESLDDETREWITAYVEGVNHALPGGAARAPEFAETGLTLQKWEPWTPLGIWLAVHILFAGFPTKLWRTHVAEHLGDGALELFSSEGPHGSGSNGWLIPGTHTAGGQAIVAGDPHRYIESPGVYQQIRLTCPEYDVLGLAVPGVPGLAHFGHTGGVAWAITNAMADYQDLYAEQLRRTPGGVEALGPDGWKPASVHTEQVEIAGADPVEIEVIETERGPIIQDGISLRYPPRVTGQLGFQVMAKLLRATTVADVDAAFDEWVEPVNVVLAADTAGGLLHRTAGMVPRRRRENMLRVVPAWEAGHEWDGWHELPRADVDGPVAMANARELAAPLGVEFAAPHRADRIRTLVNARDDWSVDDMPSIHKDTYLGSAGSILDLLTGLDDLSAEAVALRTELLAWDRHMDATSTTASSYAAVRKAIVSRLTGHFTMLENADVAEVFVPWMDPLTHVSFALENLLATDLLPQINVRWLAREALEEVAANKPRPPWGETHQLAPLHMLRGPVFAPGEEPIDLGLSGDHHCVMSTSSLPGLTDVCIRASAARYAWDLADRSASRWVVPLGASGVLGDPHHHDQLPLWLRGSLVPAAGAVVREDRSYQVEVDGFGTVRVEEADPARDLDLIHAWVTAERAVFWGMGSLSQEEIARTYEFLDSVPTHHVYVVRLNDVPIALLQTYDPQADPAGATYDVEAGDLGVHLLIGPGEARPGFTGHLVGVLGRFVFEHLGHPRIVVEPDVRNTRAIERFHRSGFVLGPQAKITQPDGTTKTAQFAFLSRLVECR, encoded by the coding sequence GTGAACGCGAGGGTGTTCCGGGACACGTACGGCGTACCGCACCTGCAGGCCGGTGATCCGCTCGCGTTGGTGTACCTCCAGGGCGTGAACGCCGCCCGCGACCGGGCCTGGCAGCTCGAACTGGAGCGGCGCCGGTACCTCGGGACGAGTGCCGCGTTCCTCGGCGTGGAGGCGGCCGGATGGGACGTGTTCGCCCGGAAGGCCCGGTTGGCGGACACGGCCCGGCGGTGCTTCGAGTCGCTCGACGACGAGACGCGGGAGTGGATCACGGCGTACGTCGAAGGCGTCAACCATGCGCTACCGGGCGGGGCCGCGCGGGCGCCGGAGTTCGCCGAGACCGGGCTGACGCTGCAGAAGTGGGAGCCGTGGACGCCGCTCGGCATCTGGCTGGCGGTGCACATTCTGTTCGCGGGGTTCCCGACGAAGCTGTGGCGGACGCACGTCGCGGAGCACCTCGGTGACGGTGCACTCGAGCTGTTCAGCTCCGAGGGCCCGCACGGGTCCGGGAGCAACGGCTGGCTCATCCCCGGTACGCACACTGCCGGCGGTCAGGCGATCGTCGCGGGCGATCCGCACCGCTACATCGAGAGCCCCGGTGTGTACCAGCAGATCCGGCTCACGTGTCCGGAGTACGACGTGCTCGGCCTGGCGGTTCCCGGTGTCCCGGGGCTGGCGCACTTCGGCCACACCGGCGGTGTCGCATGGGCGATCACGAACGCCATGGCCGATTACCAGGACCTGTACGCCGAGCAACTCCGTCGTACCCCTGGCGGCGTCGAAGCGCTCGGCCCGGACGGCTGGAAACCGGCTAGTGTCCACACGGAGCAGGTGGAGATCGCCGGCGCCGACCCGGTCGAGATCGAGGTGATCGAGACGGAACGCGGTCCGATCATCCAGGACGGCATCAGCCTTCGCTATCCGCCGCGGGTGACCGGGCAGCTCGGATTCCAGGTGATGGCGAAGTTGCTGCGCGCAACCACCGTGGCGGACGTCGATGCGGCGTTCGACGAGTGGGTCGAGCCGGTCAACGTCGTGCTGGCCGCCGACACCGCCGGCGGGCTGCTGCACCGCACCGCCGGGATGGTGCCTCGGCGCCGGCGGGAGAACATGCTGCGCGTCGTACCCGCCTGGGAAGCCGGTCACGAATGGGACGGCTGGCACGAGCTGCCACGCGCCGACGTCGACGGGCCGGTCGCGATGGCCAACGCGCGCGAGCTGGCCGCCCCACTGGGCGTCGAGTTCGCGGCCCCGCATCGGGCCGACCGGATCCGCACGCTGGTGAACGCGCGGGACGACTGGTCGGTCGACGACATGCCGAGCATCCACAAGGACACGTACCTCGGCTCAGCCGGATCCATCCTCGACCTGCTGACCGGCCTCGACGACCTCTCCGCGGAAGCAGTTGCCCTGCGCACCGAACTGCTCGCGTGGGACCGGCACATGGACGCCACGAGTACGACGGCCTCGTCGTACGCCGCCGTACGCAAGGCGATCGTCTCGCGGCTCACCGGCCACTTCACGATGCTCGAGAACGCCGACGTCGCCGAGGTCTTCGTCCCGTGGATGGATCCGCTCACGCACGTCTCGTTCGCCCTGGAGAATCTGCTCGCCACCGATCTCCTGCCCCAGATCAACGTTCGGTGGCTGGCGCGTGAGGCGCTCGAGGAGGTCGCCGCCAACAAGCCGCGACCGCCGTGGGGCGAGACGCACCAGCTCGCGCCGCTGCACATGCTGCGCGGACCGGTGTTCGCACCGGGCGAGGAGCCGATCGACCTCGGGTTGTCCGGCGATCACCACTGCGTGATGTCGACGTCGAGCCTTCCGGGGCTGACCGACGTGTGCATCCGGGCGTCGGCGGCCCGGTACGCATGGGACCTGGCGGATCGGTCGGCCAGCCGCTGGGTGGTGCCGCTCGGCGCGTCCGGCGTACTCGGGGATCCGCATCATCACGACCAGTTGCCGTTGTGGCTGCGCGGATCGCTCGTGCCGGCCGCCGGTGCGGTGGTGCGGGAGGATCGCAGCTATCAGGTGGAGGTCGACGGGTTCGGGACCGTGCGGGTCGAGGAGGCGGATCCGGCGCGGGACCTCGACCTGATCCACGCATGGGTGACGGCGGAGCGGGCCGTGTTCTGGGGCATGGGTTCGTTGTCGCAGGAGGAGATCGCCCGGACGTACGAGTTCCTGGACTCGGTGCCGACGCATCACGTGTACGTCGTGCGGCTGAACGACGTACCGATCGCGCTACTACAGACGTACGACCCACAAGCCGACCCGGCGGGTGCGACGTACGACGTCGAGGCCGGTGATCTGGGCGTTCATCTCCTGATCGGCCCGGGTGAGGCGCGACCGGGCTTCACAGGCCATCTGGTGGGCGTACTCGGGCGCTTCGTCTTCGAGCACCTGGGCCATCCGCGGATCGTGGTCGAACCGGACGTCCGCAACACCCGCGCCATCGAACGCTTCCACCGCTCAGGCTTCGTCCTCGGACCTCAGGCAAAGATCACCCAGCCCGACGGGACCACCAAGACGGCGCAGTTCGCCTTCCTGTCGCGCCTGGTCGAGTGTCGGTAG
- a CDS encoding SAM-dependent methyltransferase, whose translation MPDANEQATETAPYPGFDLTKPSIARTYDYLLGGKDNFAVDRAFGDRFVNELPGSQQIVLDNRGVLVRAVDEIVRNTPVRQFIDFGSGLPTANNVHQVAQRFAPETKVVYVDNDPIVLAHGRALLAENKFTSVIQADLRDPASIYENKELQRLIDFDKPVALIFCAVLHHMNDDEDPKGAVRYWRDRIPSGSPVFISHFRSQNDAKTKALQEIMQGTLGRGTWRTEQEILDLYGDGFTVLDPGLVPAAEWRNDEAHEELTDWQQLIAAVLAVKK comes from the coding sequence ATGCCGGATGCGAACGAGCAGGCGACGGAGACCGCGCCGTACCCGGGCTTCGACCTGACCAAGCCGAGCATCGCGCGCACTTACGACTACCTGCTGGGCGGCAAGGACAACTTCGCCGTCGACCGGGCCTTCGGCGACCGGTTCGTCAACGAGTTGCCCGGCTCGCAGCAGATCGTGCTCGACAACCGCGGCGTCCTGGTCCGGGCGGTCGACGAGATCGTCAGGAACACACCGGTCCGGCAGTTCATCGACTTCGGCAGCGGCCTGCCGACCGCGAACAACGTGCACCAGGTCGCCCAGCGGTTCGCCCCCGAGACCAAGGTCGTGTACGTCGACAACGACCCGATCGTGCTCGCCCACGGCCGCGCCCTGCTCGCGGAGAACAAGTTCACCAGCGTCATCCAGGCTGACCTGCGCGACCCGGCCTCGATCTACGAGAACAAGGAACTGCAGCGCCTGATCGACTTCGACAAGCCGGTCGCGTTGATCTTCTGCGCCGTCCTGCACCACATGAACGACGACGAGGACCCGAAGGGCGCCGTCCGCTACTGGCGCGACCGGATCCCCTCCGGCAGCCCCGTCTTCATCTCGCACTTCCGCAGCCAGAACGACGCGAAGACCAAGGCCCTCCAGGAAATCATGCAAGGCACCCTCGGCCGCGGCACCTGGCGCACCGAACAGGAGATCCTCGACCTCTACGGCGACGGCTTCACCGTCCTCGACCCCGGCCTCGTCCCCGCCGCCGAATGGCGCAACGACGAAGCCCACGAAGAACTCACCGACTGGCAACAACTCATCGCCGCCGTCCTCGCCGTCAAGAAGTAG
- the treZ gene encoding malto-oligosyltrehalose trehalohydrolase encodes MHTFRVWAPDATDVDLVLRDGVLPMRSVDDGWWERQVVEAHHGTDYAYSVDGSDPLPDPRSPWQPDGVHGFSRVFAADRFEWTDDSWTGRDARGAVFYELHLGTFTLEGTLDAAAEHLDYLAVLGVEVISLLPVAAFPGKHGWGYDGVDLYAVHAPYGGPEALQRFVNRCHEAGLAVCLDVVYNHLGPSGNYLSSFGPYFTSRHSTPWGPAVNLDDTGSPEVRRWICDNALRWFRDFHIDVLRLDAVHALVDDSPTHLLQQLSDETAALSAQLGRPLGLVAESDLNDPRMVEPVSEGGMGMTAQWSDDFHHALHSLLTGERFGYYVDFGDPAVFAKTLTRVFLHDGKYSTFREQLWGRPVDPRKHRGGQFLAYTSNHDQIGNRALGDRPALTPGQLAIGAALVLTSPYTPMLFMGEEWGASTPWRFFTDFNEPELADAVRNGRRREFAEFGWDAEEIPDPQDPQTWRSSVLDWSEPDESPHREVLEWYRHLLKFRARMPELRDDRLESVGIDLDPDGGWLVVKRGSLRVVANLDTEDTVVPVEAVPSYLVMSFGGVDVGLGGVWLPGHGVAIIAV; translated from the coding sequence ATGCACACGTTCCGCGTCTGGGCGCCTGACGCAACCGACGTTGACCTAGTACTGCGCGACGGTGTCCTGCCGATGCGTTCGGTGGATGACGGCTGGTGGGAACGACAGGTGGTCGAGGCGCACCACGGCACCGACTACGCGTACTCGGTCGACGGCAGCGACCCGCTACCCGATCCACGCAGCCCGTGGCAGCCCGACGGCGTCCACGGGTTCAGCCGGGTTTTCGCAGCGGACCGGTTCGAGTGGACCGACGACAGCTGGACCGGTCGCGACGCACGCGGCGCAGTGTTCTACGAGCTCCACCTAGGCACCTTCACCCTGGAAGGCACGCTGGACGCGGCCGCCGAGCACCTGGACTACCTGGCCGTGCTGGGCGTCGAGGTGATCTCGCTGCTCCCGGTCGCGGCATTCCCCGGCAAACACGGTTGGGGGTACGACGGCGTTGACCTCTACGCCGTCCACGCACCGTACGGCGGCCCGGAAGCGCTGCAGCGGTTCGTCAACCGGTGCCATGAGGCCGGACTGGCCGTGTGCCTCGACGTCGTCTACAACCACCTCGGCCCGAGCGGGAACTACCTGTCCAGCTTCGGCCCGTACTTCACCAGTCGCCACTCCACCCCCTGGGGGCCGGCGGTCAACCTGGACGACACGGGCAGCCCTGAGGTACGGCGGTGGATCTGCGACAACGCACTGCGCTGGTTCCGCGACTTCCACATCGACGTACTGCGACTGGACGCCGTACACGCGCTGGTCGACGACAGCCCGACCCACCTCCTCCAGCAGCTCTCGGACGAGACCGCGGCGCTGTCGGCACAGCTGGGACGCCCGCTGGGGCTTGTGGCCGAGTCCGACCTGAACGACCCGCGGATGGTCGAGCCTGTGTCCGAAGGCGGGATGGGCATGACAGCACAGTGGAGCGACGACTTCCACCACGCGCTGCACTCGCTGCTGACCGGCGAGCGGTTCGGGTACTACGTGGACTTCGGGGACCCTGCCGTGTTCGCGAAGACGCTGACCCGGGTGTTCCTGCACGACGGCAAGTACTCGACGTTTCGGGAGCAGCTGTGGGGCCGTCCGGTCGACCCGCGGAAACATCGCGGCGGGCAGTTCCTCGCCTACACGTCCAACCACGACCAGATCGGCAACAGGGCGCTCGGTGACCGTCCGGCGCTCACTCCGGGGCAGCTCGCGATCGGCGCTGCGCTGGTGCTCACGTCGCCGTACACGCCGATGCTCTTCATGGGTGAGGAATGGGGCGCGTCGACGCCGTGGCGGTTCTTCACCGACTTCAACGAGCCGGAGCTGGCCGACGCGGTCCGGAACGGGCGGCGGCGCGAGTTCGCGGAGTTCGGGTGGGACGCCGAGGAGATCCCGGACCCGCAGGATCCGCAGACCTGGCGCAGTTCGGTGCTCGACTGGTCCGAGCCCGACGAGTCGCCGCATCGCGAGGTGCTGGAGTGGTACCGGCACCTGCTGAAGTTCCGCGCCCGGATGCCGGAGCTGCGCGACGACCGGCTCGAGTCCGTCGGGATCGACCTCGACCCGGACGGCGGTTGGCTCGTGGTGAAACGGGGCAGCCTCCGGGTGGTGGCGAATCTGGACACCGAGGACACCGTGGTGCCGGTGGAAGCGGTCCCGTCGTACCTGGTGATGTCCTTCGGGGGGGTCGACGTCGGCCTCGGCGGTGTGTGGTTGCCCGGTCACGGCGTCGCGATCATCGCCGTCTAA
- the treY gene encoding malto-oligosyltrehalose synthase, whose protein sequence is MMGIPQATYRFQLRAEFGFDDAAAVVPYLASLGISHAYLSPILQAAPGSTHGYDVVDHSRLSEPMGGRSAFDRLSDRLAGHRMGAIADVVPNHVAVPTPESLNKALWSVLRLGPGSEYADWFDVDWGSGNQPLLMAVLGQRIGKVLADGELSVDGDVLRYYDHEYPLRPGTEGLPLEELVTEQWYRLAHWRVADEELNYRRFFDVDTLAAVRQETQEVFDATHQLLLALLHEGKLNGFRIDHPDGLADPRGYLRRLAERTGGAWVVVEKILEGDEQLPGDWPCAGTTGYDALLRVGGLFVDPAGAAPLAALHSELTGAPADFGPVVEEAKREIVQHGQYAEVHRLVELLARICQDDVRLRDHTRRAFHEVVVELLVHFEVYRAYVVPGEEPSPTAVAALQRAAEKARANLDEDRQATLDVVLHLLLGRETSTYDEQARAELIVRFQQTCGPVMAKGVEDTAFYRWLRLSSLNEVGGDPEHFGVTPEEFHAYASRLNQHWPKTMTTLSTHDTKRSEDVRARLGVLSEQPAAWSEAVREWRRLSEDHRSPLLDGTTEYLVWQTLFGTWSDGPLAEDRLQGYVLKAIREAKRHTSWTTPDDEYEQTVAAFVTAVLHDDTVLDAVRRFADEQTGYVRAATLGQKLVQLTMPGVPDVYQGTELVDLSLVDPDNRRPVDYQQRVERLRRLDTGDKPEDLSDEKLLVTSRALRIRRQYPDAFAGSYTPLPTSNGHAVAFARGDAVITVATRLPAALQRLGGWGDSMVVLPTGQWKNVLTGREVGSGSARIDDLLTDLPVALLVRS, encoded by the coding sequence ATGATGGGGATCCCGCAGGCCACCTATCGGTTCCAGCTGCGCGCGGAGTTCGGTTTCGACGACGCCGCAGCGGTCGTGCCGTACCTGGCGAGCCTCGGGATCTCCCACGCCTACCTGTCCCCGATCCTCCAGGCAGCGCCTGGTTCCACCCACGGGTACGACGTGGTGGACCACAGTCGGCTGTCCGAGCCGATGGGCGGCCGGTCCGCGTTCGACCGCCTCTCGGACCGGCTCGCGGGGCATCGCATGGGCGCCATCGCGGACGTCGTACCGAACCATGTCGCCGTACCGACGCCGGAGAGCCTGAACAAGGCGCTGTGGTCGGTGCTGCGGCTCGGGCCGGGTTCGGAGTACGCCGACTGGTTCGACGTCGACTGGGGGTCTGGGAACCAGCCGCTGCTGATGGCTGTGCTGGGGCAGCGGATCGGCAAGGTGCTGGCGGACGGCGAGCTGTCCGTCGACGGCGACGTCCTGCGGTACTACGACCACGAGTACCCGCTGCGGCCGGGGACCGAAGGGCTGCCGCTCGAGGAGCTCGTCACTGAGCAGTGGTACCGCCTCGCGCACTGGCGGGTCGCTGACGAGGAGCTGAACTACCGGCGGTTCTTCGATGTCGACACGCTCGCGGCTGTGCGTCAGGAGACCCAGGAGGTCTTCGACGCGACGCACCAGCTCCTGCTGGCGCTGCTGCACGAGGGCAAGCTCAACGGCTTCCGCATCGACCACCCGGACGGTCTGGCCGATCCGCGCGGTTACCTCCGCCGACTGGCTGAGCGGACAGGCGGTGCGTGGGTCGTTGTCGAGAAGATCCTCGAAGGCGACGAGCAGCTCCCGGGAGACTGGCCCTGTGCCGGCACCACCGGGTACGACGCCCTGCTGCGCGTCGGCGGTCTGTTCGTCGACCCCGCCGGCGCTGCGCCGCTCGCGGCCCTGCACTCCGAGTTGACCGGTGCGCCGGCCGACTTCGGACCGGTCGTGGAGGAGGCGAAGCGCGAGATCGTCCAACACGGGCAGTACGCCGAGGTGCATCGCCTGGTCGAGTTGCTGGCCCGCATCTGTCAGGACGACGTACGGCTGCGTGACCACACCAGGCGGGCGTTCCACGAGGTTGTGGTGGAGCTGCTGGTCCACTTCGAGGTCTACCGCGCGTACGTCGTACCGGGCGAGGAACCGTCGCCGACAGCGGTTGCCGCACTGCAGCGGGCCGCGGAGAAGGCACGGGCGAATCTCGACGAGGATCGTCAGGCCACGTTGGACGTAGTACTGCATCTGCTGCTCGGTCGTGAGACCAGCACGTACGACGAGCAGGCGCGGGCTGAGCTGATCGTGCGGTTCCAGCAGACGTGCGGTCCGGTGATGGCCAAGGGTGTCGAGGACACCGCGTTCTACCGGTGGCTCCGCCTCAGCTCGCTCAACGAGGTCGGTGGGGACCCAGAGCACTTCGGTGTGACGCCGGAGGAGTTCCACGCGTACGCCTCCCGGTTGAACCAGCACTGGCCGAAGACGATGACCACGCTGTCCACTCACGACACCAAGCGCTCCGAGGACGTACGTGCTCGGCTCGGCGTGCTGTCCGAGCAGCCGGCGGCCTGGTCCGAGGCAGTCCGTGAATGGCGCCGGCTGTCGGAGGACCACCGGAGCCCATTGCTGGACGGCACCACCGAGTACCTGGTCTGGCAGACACTCTTCGGTACTTGGTCCGACGGCCCGCTCGCCGAGGACCGCCTGCAGGGCTACGTGCTCAAGGCGATCCGCGAAGCGAAGCGGCACACGTCCTGGACCACACCGGACGACGAATACGAGCAAACGGTCGCTGCCTTCGTCACCGCAGTCCTGCACGACGACACCGTGCTCGACGCGGTACGGCGGTTTGCGGACGAGCAGACCGGGTACGTACGAGCAGCCACGCTCGGCCAGAAGTTGGTGCAGCTGACAATGCCCGGCGTACCGGATGTCTACCAAGGCACCGAGCTGGTCGACCTGTCTCTCGTGGACCCCGACAACCGGCGGCCAGTGGACTACCAGCAGCGCGTCGAGCGGCTGCGGCGTCTGGATACAGGTGACAAGCCGGAGGACCTGTCCGACGAGAAGCTGCTAGTCACCTCCCGTGCGCTCCGCATCCGTCGGCAGTACCCGGACGCCTTCGCGGGGAGCTACACGCCGCTGCCGACGTCCAACGGACATGCGGTCGCGTTTGCTCGTGGCGACGCTGTCATCACCGTGGCGACCAGGCTGCCCGCGGCACTGCAGCGTCTGGGTGGCTGGGGTGACAGCATGGTCGTCCTGCCGACTGGACAGTGGAAGAACGTGTTGACAGGCCGGGAGGTCGGCAGCGGTTCCGCCCGGATCGACGACCTGCTGACTGATCTGCCGGTTGCCCTGCTGGTCAGGAGCTGA
- the glgX gene encoding glycogen debranching protein GlgX — MQKWPGRPYPLGATYDGAGTNFAVFSEVAERVDLALIGDDGTEQLVQLTEVDGFVHHAYLPGVQPGQRYGFRVHGPYNPAEGHRCNPSKLLLDPYAKAVDGQIDGDESLFSYRFAKPDELNTMDNREHTMLSVVTNPFFDWGNDRPPDHAYHETVIYEAHVKGLTKTHPGLPENIRGTYAGIGHPAIIEHLKELGVSAIELMPVHQFAQDGHLQERGLANYWGYNTIGFFAPHNAYSSTGTRGQQVTEFKAMVKALHEADIEVILDVVYNHTAEGNEFGPTLSFKGIDNAAYYRLVDQDKTHYYDTTGTGNSLLMRHPHVLQLIMDSLRYWVTEMHVDGFRFDLAATLARQFHEVDRLSAFFEMVQQDPVVSQVKLIAEPWDVGDGGYQVGNFPPLWTEWNGKYRDTVRDYWRGEKYTLAEFASRLTGSSDLYQDDSRRPLASINFITAHDGFTLRDLVSYNEKHNEANGEGGKDGESHNRSWNCGAEGPTEDPEVLRLRAKQERNFLTTLLISQGVPMIAHGDELGRTQQGNNNVYCQDNELSWIDWELAEPQKELLEFTRSLVRLRNNHPVLRRRRFFHGDTGVDGLGDLVWFTPNGTEMQNGDWQRDDARAISVFLNGDAISEPDPRGEPVVDDSFLILLNSNFEPVDFLLPPAQYGENWTVVVDTTAATGAGTDEPHAAGATVQLEARSTVVLTRPRQAAG; from the coding sequence GTGCAGAAATGGCCTGGTCGTCCTTACCCTCTCGGCGCCACGTACGACGGCGCCGGGACGAACTTCGCGGTGTTCTCGGAGGTTGCCGAGCGAGTTGATCTGGCGCTGATCGGTGACGACGGAACCGAGCAGCTGGTCCAGCTGACCGAGGTGGACGGATTCGTGCACCACGCCTACCTCCCGGGCGTGCAGCCCGGACAGCGGTACGGGTTCCGCGTGCACGGGCCGTACAACCCGGCCGAAGGCCACCGGTGCAACCCGTCCAAGCTGCTGCTGGACCCGTACGCGAAGGCCGTCGACGGGCAGATCGACGGCGACGAGTCACTGTTCAGCTACCGGTTCGCGAAGCCCGACGAGCTGAACACCATGGACAACCGCGAGCACACCATGCTCTCGGTGGTGACCAACCCGTTCTTCGACTGGGGCAACGACCGGCCGCCGGACCACGCGTACCACGAGACGGTCATCTACGAGGCACACGTCAAGGGCCTCACCAAGACCCACCCGGGCCTGCCGGAGAACATCCGCGGCACGTACGCCGGGATCGGGCACCCGGCGATCATCGAGCACCTCAAGGAGCTCGGGGTGTCCGCGATCGAGCTGATGCCGGTGCACCAGTTCGCGCAGGACGGGCACCTGCAGGAGCGCGGCCTGGCGAACTACTGGGGTTACAACACCATCGGCTTCTTCGCGCCGCACAACGCCTACTCCTCGACCGGCACCCGCGGCCAGCAGGTGACCGAGTTCAAGGCGATGGTGAAGGCGCTGCACGAGGCGGACATCGAGGTCATCCTGGACGTCGTCTACAACCACACCGCCGAGGGGAACGAGTTCGGTCCGACGCTGTCGTTCAAAGGTATCGACAACGCGGCGTATTACCGCCTGGTCGACCAGGACAAGACGCACTACTACGACACCACCGGCACCGGCAACAGCCTGCTGATGCGGCACCCGCACGTGCTGCAGCTGATCATGGACTCGCTGCGTTACTGGGTCACCGAGATGCATGTCGACGGGTTCCGGTTCGACCTGGCGGCCACGCTGGCCCGGCAGTTCCATGAGGTCGACCGGCTGTCGGCGTTCTTCGAAATGGTCCAGCAGGACCCGGTGGTGAGCCAGGTGAAGCTGATCGCCGAGCCGTGGGACGTGGGCGACGGCGGGTACCAGGTCGGCAACTTCCCGCCGCTGTGGACGGAGTGGAACGGCAAGTACCGCGACACCGTCCGGGACTACTGGCGCGGTGAGAAGTACACGCTGGCCGAGTTCGCGTCCCGCCTGACCGGGTCCTCCGACCTGTACCAGGACGACAGCCGCCGCCCGCTGGCGAGCATCAACTTCATCACCGCCCACGACGGCTTCACGCTGCGCGACCTGGTCTCGTACAACGAGAAGCACAACGAGGCGAACGGCGAGGGCGGCAAGGACGGCGAGAGCCACAACCGCTCGTGGAACTGCGGTGCCGAGGGCCCGACCGAAGACCCCGAGGTACTGCGGCTGCGGGCCAAGCAGGAGCGCAACTTCCTGACCACGCTGCTGATCTCACAGGGCGTGCCGATGATCGCGCACGGCGACGAGCTCGGGCGGACGCAGCAGGGCAACAACAACGTGTACTGCCAGGACAACGAGCTCTCCTGGATCGACTGGGAGCTGGCGGAACCGCAGAAGGAACTGCTGGAGTTCACGCGGTCCCTGGTCAGGCTGCGCAACAACCACCCGGTGCTGCGCCGGCGCCGGTTCTTCCACGGTGACACGGGCGTCGACGGCCTCGGTGACCTGGTGTGGTTCACGCCGAACGGCACCGAGATGCAGAACGGCGACTGGCAGCGGGACGACGCCCGCGCGATCTCGGTGTTCCTCAACGGTGACGCGATCTCGGAGCCCGATCCGCGGGGCGAGCCGGTGGTCGACGACTCGTTCCTGATCCTGCTGAACAGCAACTTCGAGCCGGTCGACTTCCTCCTCCCGCCCGCGCAGTACGGCGAGAACTGGACGGTGGTCGTGGACACCACGGCGGCCACGGGCGCCGGGACCGACGAGCCGCACGCCGCCGGCGCCACGGTCCAGCTGGAGGCGCGCAGCACGGTGGTCCTGACCCGCCCGAGGCAGGCCGCCGGATGA